From one Orcinus orca chromosome 10, mOrcOrc1.1, whole genome shotgun sequence genomic stretch:
- the LTF gene encoding lactotransferrin isoform X3, with translation MGTLRPFLNWTGPPEPLQKAVAKFFSASCVPCVDGKEYPNLCQLCTGTGGNKCACSSQEPYFGYSGAFKCLQDGAGDVAFVKDSTVFENLPAKADRDQYELLCPNNTRKPVDAFKECHLAQIPSHAVVARSVDGKEDLIWNLLLKAQEKFGKSALQGFQLFGSPPGQKDLLFKDSALGFLRIPSKIDSGLYLGFRYLTALQGLRETAAEVEARRARVVWCAVGQEEERKCRQWSLQSNQNVSCATASTTEDCIALVLKGEADALSLDGGYIYTAGKCGLVPVLAENQKSSKSNSLDCVHRPTEGYLAVAVVKKANAELTWNSLRGKKSCHTAVDRTAGWNIPMGLIANRTGSCKFDEFFDQSCAPGADPKSRLCALCVGDDRNMDKCVPNSKERYYGYTGAFRCLAEDAGDVAFVKDATVLENTNGENTAASARKLNRKDFELLCLDGTRKPVTEAKSCYLAVAPNHAVVSRSDKAAHVEEVLLRQQAQFGKNGKHCPDRFCLFQSETKNLLFNDNTECLAKLGGKTTYEKYLGPEYVTAIANLKKCSTSPFLEACAFLRGQT, from the exons ATGGGGACACTTCGCCCGTTCTTGAACTGGACAGGGCCACCTGAGCCCCTCCAGAAAG CTGTGGCCAAATTCTTCTCTGCCAGCTGTGTTCCCTGCGTGGATGGCAAAGAGTACCCCAACCTCTGTCAGCTGTGCACAGGGACAGGGGGAAATAAATGTGCCTGCTCCTCCCAGGAaccatattttggctattctggtgCCTTCAA GTGTCTGCAGGACGGGGCTGGAGATGTGGCTTTCGTGAAAGACAGTACAGTGTTTG AGAACCTGCCAGCGAAGGCTGACAGGGACCAGTATGAGCTGCTCTGCCCAAACAATACTCGGAAGCCAGTGGATGCATTCAAGGAGTGCCACCTAGCCCAGATCCCTTCTCATGCTGTTGTGGCCCGAAGTGTGGATGGCAAGGAGGACTTGATCTGGAACCTTCTCCTCAAGGCACAG GAGAAGTTTGGAAAAAGCGCTCTACAGGGGTTCCAGCTCTTTGGCTCTCCTCCTGGGCAGAAGGACCTGCTGTTCAAAGACTCTGCCCTTGGGTTTTTGAGGATCCCCTCAAAGATAGATTCTGGGCTGTACCTGGGCTTCCGCTACCTCACCGCATTGCAGGGCCTGAGGGAAA CTGCAGCGGAGGTGGAGGCGCGGCGCGCGCGGGTCGTGTGGTGCGCGGTGGGACAAGAGGAGGAGCGCAAGTGCCGGCAGTGGAGCCTCCAGAGCAACCAGAACGTGTCCTGCGCCACGGCCAGCACCACCGAGGACTGCATCGCCCTGGTGCTG AAAGGAGAAGCTGATGCCCTGAGCTTAGATGGAGGATATATCTACACTGCGGGCAAGTGTGGTTTGGTACCTGTCCTGGCAGAGAACCAAA AATCCTCCAAAAGCAACAGCTTAGATTGTGTGCACAGACCAACGGAAG GGTATCTTGCCGTGGCAGTTGTCAAGAAGGCAAATGCTGAGCTCACATGGAATTCTCTGAGAGGCAAGAAGTCCTGCCACACTGCCGTGGACAGGACCGCAGGCTGGAACATCCCCATGGGCCTGATCGCCAACCGGACAGGCTCCTGCAAATTTG ATGAATTCTTTGATCAAAGCTGTGCCCCTGGGGCTGACCCGAAATCCAGGCTCTGTGCACTGTGTGTTGGCGATGACCGGAACATGGACAAGTGTGTGCCCAACAGTAAGGAGAGGTACTATGGCTACACCGGGGCTTTCAG GTGCCTGGCTGAGGACGCTGGGGATGTCGCATTTGTGAAAGATGCCACTGTCTTGGAGAATACTAACG GAGAGAACACTGCGGCCTCGGCTAGGAAATTGAATCGGAAGGACTTTGAGTTGCTGTGTCTCGAtggcaccaggaagcctgtgacAGAGGCTAAGAGCTGCTACCTGGCTGTGGCCCCAAATCATGCCGTGGTATCTCGGAGCGATAAGGCAGCACACGTGGAAGAGGTGCTGCTCCGCCAACAG GCTCAGTttgggaaaaatggaaaacactGCCCGGACAGGTTTTGCTTATTCCAGTCTGAGACCAAAAACCTTCTGTTCAATGACAACACTGAGTGTCTGGCCAAACTTGGAGGCAAAAcaacatatgaaaaatatttgggACCAGAGTATGTCACAGCCATTGCTAAcctgaaaaaatgctcaacctcCC